The following are encoded together in the Primulina tabacum isolate GXHZ01 chromosome 18, ASM2559414v2, whole genome shotgun sequence genome:
- the LOC142533294 gene encoding methyl-CpG-binding domain-containing protein 9-like, whose product MKDVASHLGIPLSYHKAAQKESSVFASSRNCREPELNIQKLVFSGNGSQGDYIHDGFPIQFQDFCLLSAGNVDPRPAYHNINQIWPVGYRCSWRDKITGSVFVCDVSDGGERGPTFKVQRFPCTTQFIPVGSAILSWTNSVPSKGNDRMGLDELATSPLVDDDDLSIITLLNERSPPCLENFVSKSRSNDVVYNSGQNTSSNSNLECGLPWAGNSIGELGHSSVIGEFQLEGRSTSSVWEMVSEAFMYAFHEMFKRSGAVKFFCGHDIYEMNNENLDNTDSLSRYSYCGAPINVPRLIQNERDF is encoded by the exons ATGAAGGATGTTGCTAGCCATTTAGGAATTCCGTTGAGCTATCACAAAGCAGCTCAGAAGGAATCCTCAGTTTTTGCCTCCTCCCGGAACTGCAGAGAACCTGAActcaacatacagaaactgGTATTTTCAGGAAATGGTAGCCAAGGGGATTATATCCAC GACGGCTTCCCAATTCAGTTTCAGGACTTCTGTCTTTTATCAGCTGGCAATGTTGATCCTCGGCCAGCATACCATAATATCAACCAAATCTGGCCAGTTGGTTACAGATGTAGCTGGCGTGATAAAATTACAGGGTCCGTTTTTGTATGTGATGTTTCGGATGGTGGTGAACGTGGTCCTACTTTCAAGGTTCAGAGATTCCCATGTACCACACAGTTTATTCCGGTGGGTTCAGCTATCCTCTCATGGACTAATTCAGTTCCGAGCAAAGGAAATGACAGAATGGGGTTAGATGAATTAGCCACATCCCCCCTTGTTGATGATGACGATCTTTCTATAATAACTTTACTAAATGAACGCAGTCCGCCAtgtcttgaaaattttgtttcTAAGTCAAGGAGCAACGATGTGGTTTACAATTCTGGGCAAAATACATCTTCCAATTCAAATTTGGAATGCGGGCTCCCGTGGGCTGGAAATTCAATAGGTGAGCTAGGACATAGTAGTGTCATCGGGGAATTTCAATTAGAGGGCAGATCAACATCATCTGTTTGGGAAATGGTCTCTGAAGCTTTTATGTATGCTTTCCACGAGATGTTTAAACGAAGTGGTGCTGTCAAGTTTTTCTGTGGGCACGATATATATGAAATGAATAACGAAAATCTGGACAATACGGATTCTTTATCTAGATATTCTTACTGTGGTGCTCCTATCAATGTCCCTCGACTGATACAGAATGAGAGAGATTTCTAA